GGATACAGTCACACCTGGTATAGGTGTCGAGCCTGTTATTCAAGACGGCATTATTCGATCCAAAGGCGATACTATTCTTGGCGGGGATGACAAATCTGGCATCGCTGCCATTATGGAGGCTGTACGCTGTATCCAATCTTCTGGTTCAGCCCACAAAACCATTGAGCTTGCATTTACTGTCCATGAAGAAGGTGGGCTATTTGGCTCCCAACATTTTGATATGTCATTCATTACTTCAGATAAAGCCATTGTGCTGGACACAGGAGGCCCTATCGGCACAATTGTCAATGCCGCACCAGGTCAACAGAAGATAATCGCGACAATCAAAGGCAAGCCTGCTCATGCTGGATTAGCCCCAGAAGAAGGGATAAGTGCTATCCAAGTTGCAGCAGAAGCCATCAACAATATGAAATTACTCCGCATTGACAATGAAACAACTGCAAACATTGGCATTGTAGAAGGAGGAAATGCGACTAACATCGTTATGCCAGAACTCAAAATTTTAGCTGAAGCACGTTCACTTAATGATGATAAGTTGACGCAGCAAGTTTCTCATATGATTGAAACATTTGAGCAAGCCTGTCAGCAACACGGTGCTGACGTAGAGATTAAATCCACTCGCGCATACAATGCATTTGTTATTGCAGACGATCATCCGCATATTGAGTCCGTTAAAGCATCATTCGAAGCCATCGGCGCCACACCTTACACCAAAGGCACAGGCGGTGGCAGTGATGCAAATAACTTTAACGCGAAAGGGTTAACAACAATCAACGTTTCAACAGGTATGGCAAAAGTGCATACTACTGAAGAATATATCGCAGTTGATGATATGGTAAAGATATCTCAATTTGTCAAACACTATCTTACTCATTAAATATCACTAAATTAGAGCCAGCTTATATTACTGGCTCTTAACACACCTTTCTTGATTAAATATCACTCAGTAAAGTAGCCATTAATATCTGATTACTTTCTCTCCACTATTTCTCAGATATTTTATAGTCAATAATATTGATAGCATAAATATAGCTTGTTAAACTGCATCGTCTTAATAACAATACATGCATAATAATGTTTATAAGAACTGCATTACTCACCGTCATTTGTGCTTTTTCTCCGTTGTCATTCGCAGAATCCTCAGAAAAAGGAATAACTGAGCAAATCTATCACTCTGGGAGCAATTACTTATCTGAAAGCTATGATGCTTTCTCACCCAATAACAGAACTTTTGAACTTGTTTTGAAAGATCAAGGTTCCGATAAAACCGTGGTATTTCAGAAAAACGAAAAGTCCGATTTAGTGCGGATATACGCGACTAACTTAAACAAAAGTCATTACGTTACTAGGCCTATATCAGGCAAGATTCAGATTCGTTTTAGCCAAGACCCAGACGTCTATGATCTGACCACCAATCGTCACTACATTAGGCCCACGCTAACTCGTCTAAGTAAAGAAAGAGATGCCAAGCTGTTCGCGAGTTTAAAATCTCGTAAGGTAATGTTCGTAAAGCTCGACGTGTTAGGTAAAGAACACGTATTAAAAATTAATATTGATAACCTAGAAGAACTCTTAATAATGGGAACTTTTATCTAATATCTATATTCAAAAATTTATTAATGAGCTTATGTTAAAGTTAAAAAAGTAATATAAGCTCACTAATGGATATTTAAAATAGTCTATTCTCTACCAGTAATTACTCAAAAATTAATTGATAGATTAGAAAATTAAAAACTGGAAAATAACCGTGTAACGAATAGCCTGATAAACAATATGCACCCGAAAATATTGACAAAACAATCAATTTATTCTCTACAGCCAGCCATTTACTCCCTACACGGTATCCAGTACCTTGCCAAAAGGTTGGGAAACACTTTACCCATAACAATGTTTTCTAATTGACCACCATTCGCTTCAATCACTTTTCGGGATGGCCAATTATCATCATCTGCAATCACAAGTGCGTCGGATATCCCCAGCTTGCGGGCTTCCACCAAGGCTAACTTCAGCATCAGCTTACCGTTACCTTGACCTCGGAAACTAGGGGCGATGTCATACCCGATATGACCGGCCTCAAAAGAAAGGAATTCATTTTCAATATGATGACGAACCCGAATAGCTCCTCGAATGCTCTTATTTTCATCAATCAACCAGAAATGACTACAAGAGACGTAACCCGGTTTTAAATCGATACCCAAGGATTCATTGGAAAGTCGACTTACATAGCGTTCGATATCACTCTCACCTTCCTCATAGTAATCTGCGTTCTCAGGATCATTGTGCTTGAAATCTTGGTAGAATCGAGAAAATGCCTCTTTGAATTGCAATGAAGGGGGGATTAATCTCATCAATTCTATTCCTCACTCTCAGAATTATTTTTTAGATCATATTGATAGAAAACCACTCGATGTTCATTCGTGGACTGTTTTACAAAGCCAAGCTTTTCTAAAAGTTTCAACGATACAATGTTTGACTCATCAACACCAGCGACGAGCTCTCTCCAGCCACTTTTGTTCGCAATAGAATCAATAAACCCAGTGAGCAGCTCACTAGCCAGCCCTTGCGCCCAATACTCTTCTGCGAGTAAATAGCCGATATGAGCACTACCGCTGTCTTGATAGACAAATACGAACCCTGCTAACGCACCATCGTTAACTCTCACTACGTAAAGCATGCTTTCATCATTCATTTTGCTTAACCAGCTATCTGCTGATTCATTAGACCTGACTTGGTGAAAGTACGGTGGTAAATTCTCAACAACCTTTTCTGTCAAGGTTGCTTGAATTTCAGATAGAAAATGAGCATTGCGGTCACCATCTTTAAACTGCTTTATGGTTAACCTGTTTGTACGATATGCTTCCACCGGAACCTCCCTTACTATTAAACTCATCTGTGTTTATGGTGCTTTTTAGCTAGCCTTTCGTTGCCCCGTTTATAGTTGCCAGTTACTCTTGCCATCAGTTGCTGTTGGTCATGATTTGAGAGCGCACTGACCTTCGAAACGAAATCAGATGCCTGTTTTCCACGCAATATGGTAACAATCTTACCGTTACGCAAAATCCTCAGTTCAGTCCGATTCTCTTCAAAGGAAAAACCTAGGTCAGATCCCATATTAGTACTCCTCGACTTCAAACTGGTAAGCGACTCGTCTACCCCACCCGTTTGCCAATTGCCGAATATCCTCAATACCATAGGGTTGACCTTCAATCATGCGTAGCGCAAGTTCAACACTCTGTGACTCTTTTGGATAATGGCGTAATACGGCTTTTGCACACCACTTTATCTCCACATGCCAACTGTTGTCCTTTTCTGCGATCAAGGTGTAAGCGCTACGGAGGATCTTCTTAGCCAACATTTTACCAATATACTTATGGTTAGACTCATTAAGCTCATCACATGCTTGAGTAATGAAAGATAAGAGATCACCGTTGAGAGCAAAACCGATTTTTCGGTTTGGTTTCAACAGATGGATTTTCTGGGACAAATCATCACCTGACACACAACAACAGCAGTGCTTTAACCAAAACTGCCAGTGATAAATTTCATTTGGAGAAAGGATTGCTTCTAGATGGCCAGGATCGAAGTCTATCTTGCTGAAAATAGTTAGCTCTTGCTCTAATTCTGATTTGGTGACCTCAAGTTTTCGTTCGGTTTCAAGATCTAAAGGCTTTGCAAAAACAATAGATAAGTCTAAATCTGACTCAAACTCAACCGCAGTTCCCCTAGCTACACTCCCGTATAGATAAAGGCTATGAATTTTTCCTGAAAAAGTGTCACATAAACAGCTAACCACACGATCAACTGACTGCCTAAACGCGGGCTGAATATAGGCGACTGAACAATGATTGAGAATGTAACCTTGCTCGTCCAACCCGTTATTCATTGGTTTCATCAAGTTTGTCACGCCACTCATGTTGTAATATTGCCATAACTACCGTGTCCCACCAGCGCCCTTTAAAATACCGGTTCTCTTTGAACACCGCTTCCCTGCGCATACCCAAGTCAGAGCAAAGCTTAAGAGCCGCGCGGTTTTCCTTAATCGTTTCGGCGTATATCCGATGCATATTAAGCTCACGAAACCCATAATTTGCCAAAGCCGTCGCAGCTTCATAAATCAAACCACTTCCCTGAAATGAACGTGCTATTCCACATCCCATTGATGCATTATGCTCATCTTCCAATCTCAAGCATACCGTACCAATAAAGATGCCTTGCTGTTTATGTTCTATTGCAAGTTGGTAACTTCTTCTTGGTATTTCGGCAGCCTGTTGAATAAACAATTTGGTCAATTGACGGTATTTTTCTGCTTTGCTGTCCGCTTCGTCATAGAAACGTTGATACTTTACGTCTTGAGATATCGCCACAAACGCGGCTTCATCTTCTAGCGACATGTCTCTGATAACAAGTCTTGGTGTTTCTAGCCTAAACAATTGCTTTCCCTAAAGGTGCTTTTCCATAACAAAATTGGTCAGTACCTGACCACGCATCTCAACCTGTTGCTCTTTCACTACTTTAAACCCCATCCGCTCATAGAAAGGACGAGCAGTAATGCTCACCTCCGAGTAGAGGCGGCTGATACCCTTGTCGTTCGCAACCTTTAGCACATGCTCCATAAGCGCCCGACCAACGCCCTTACCCTGAAAAGCGTGATGACAAAAGAAATGATCAACTAATCCGGAATCTTGCAAATCGGTATACCCCGCGACTTGACCGTTCATTTCAGCGATGTAAGGGTTAATTTGGGACATTGTTTTTTTCCATGTTTCAATGTCCCATCCTTCTGGCGCCCATGCTTCAACCTGATCCTGACTGTAATGCTGGCGATTTACATTCCGGACTGTATGGAAAAACACTTCCCAAAGCGCTTTAGCATCTTCTGACTGATATTGACGAATAGTGATCATAACGCTCCCCTTAGATTGCAGGTCTTTGTTATAACATAAAAAAAGCTCGCTAATCATTAGCGAGCTTTACCTTTAAATAGCAGCCTGTAGCTTTTCTTCAACCTGTTTTAAAATTTGGTATTCTTCTTTATCACAGCCACGAACAATCGACACCCAGTGATCACCCGTTTCATCAGTTCCTTTAAACTCCGCACGCAATTCATACTTACGCCACGTAACAAAGGCCATAACGAGGGTTAACGCTAAAGTATACAGTCCGAACTGAGGAACAAATGCCCATGTAGCTGCAGACAACACCAATGCCAAAGATAACACTCGAACAATATTTTCTTTGATACCTAATCGACGAACTTCAAAACGCTTGATTTTGCTCAACTTATAAGCGTCAGACTTAACCACTAACTCGTTAGAAGTAAGCATGAAGTCTTGCTCGCTTACCGTTCTGCGAAAACGAAACAAATCCACTAGCTTGTTACTATGAGTGATTTTACTCATCACTTTTCTCCATGTTATGAAAAATGTACAAAAACTACGACATACATGGAGTTACTTATGAGTACAGAGAGATTTATAAATCAAGAAAATACAAAAGGCAAGAATAATTGTGCGAATCTGCTAAAGATAAGTCCTATGTTACAAAGAGTTAGCTACATCAGACCTTAGAGGGCTCTCGACAAATACTCTCACTAAACCATTCAGCAATGGCACGAGCTCGCCCAAGGTCTCCTTCTTCGCTAACAGGAAGATAAGCAAAGCCTCTAAACTCAAGCTGCATGTAGCGAGCAGTAAGCTTAAAAGGTTCAATAAAACAATCTGGTAATTCATGATTGTAGCCAGTCGAGATAACAGATATTTCCTTACCTTTCAGCTGGCGTCCAAGTGGCTTTTCTATGGTCAACAGATCTGACAAGCGATCGAAGAACACTTTCAGTTGTGCCGACATGGAATACCAATAGACGGGCGAAGCGAACACAATGTGATCATAGGTGGTAAGCATGCGAATCAAAGGAATAAAATCATCGCTGCGATTTTCGTGTAGATAGTCATAGTAAGAGAGTTGGTAATCCGCTAAATCAAACACCGGAGCATTTGTCATCTCAACAAATTTATTCACTAAATAACGCGTATTACCATCTGTTTTTGACGTCCCCAAGACCACGGCTACCTTCATTAGAATTCCCTCTAGTTTAGTAAGCTAAGCCATTTTTTCGGTGAAATGTCCGCAATCGCTACATTTATAACCGTGTTTATAGAAAAACAGCGGAAAGCCTAAAAGAATAAAGACTAAAAAAGCGGGTCGCTTACCTTTGGTAAACGGCTCTAGTTTTAGGCTACCACAGTTAGGGCAATGATCTTGTGAAGTGGAACTTTCTTCAGAGCATAAAGCATCAGAATAGTCGGTATTAAGGATAATGGTCGCTTGCTCGGCATCCTCTTCCTGAACCATTAAACGAACTCCGCCAATCGCATTTGAATAGAGCCACTGGGTGTTAACGGTATGTTCGTCAGCAATATTGCTTTCAATTCCAGCGGCTTCCAAGCTCACTTTCGCAATATGAGCCTCATGAGGGAAAGAAAAACGAGCTACAACTACCATACAACCTCTCCTGCGCTAAAACATCACTCTTCGCATGCCATTTTGGACGTGTCACAGTCAGCTAACGCCAACTTGTACTCTGCTCTGGCACTTTCACTCAAATAGACCGCCATACCTTCAAATAGGTTCCATAGCTCTTGGCCATATTTCAACTTAAACTCTTCGCTTGCTAACACCAACTCAAGTTCATTGGCAACAGTCAACTCACAGAACTGGTGTAATTGATCTTCCGTCATCTCGAATACCGAGCCCGTAAATCGGTCACGAAACTGGATGAACGGTTTAGAATCAAACTGAGGAAACACATAGTCTCTGTCGCAAGAGCAATAGAGATAAACCAGAGCTTCTGCTTCTCGACCAATAACCGCGGCGATTTCGCTTCGCATTTCCAGTGAGACCATGCTTTCATCAAATCCAGCGGTTCCGTATGCAGCATGGAAGTGGCCAGCGCTCCTGACCGTATCACTCGCCTGCCATTTTGCCAGCAAGGACTCTGTTCCAATCAAGTGGGATTCAAGAGAACCGTTTAAGTGCTGAAAGTCACCTGCTCCTAGAGATTTCAAGCGTTCAAAGTGTGTGTTCATAATTGATTTCTTTTTTAGTCGGGAATGACCTTAGACATGTTGTAACCAGTGACCACAAACCCCAACTCTTCATATAGCTTCCGAGCCCGCTCATTGTTGAAGGCAACACGCAATTTAATCTGTTTAATACCGACATCTTTCATTTTCGCTTGCAAAAGCTCGATAGCCTTACTACCCAAACCTTGCCCTCGAAAGGCTTCCATAACGTAAAAGTCGTAGATAAATGTCGACCCTTCTTTTTGATTAACGCAATGCCACAAGTAACCTGCCAGTATTGATTCGCCATCTTCTTCAGCATCAATACACATCAGAGACTGCCCCTTCGATTCAACACCATCGGGAAAACAACGCTTCAAAGCCTGATGAGAGAGTTCAAGAGATTTTTCAGCAGCGTGGCCTTGATTCTCTGCAATATCCTGCGCATAGGCCTCGGCCGCATAGTGATAAAAATCCGCAAACTCTTGCGTTCGCATTTCTCTTAGCTTAACCATACTTATCTTCTAACCTCGACCACAAACTGATGTCATCATGATATGTTGAGGGCCAACAGGCCCCCCCAAATAGAGTTCTTCAGTATCGGTAAAACCACTACGTAGATAGCATCGATAGGCGGGCTCGTTTCGACAGTTTACTGTGAGATAAAGCGAGTTGACTTGTGGATAGACTTCACCAACATACTGGGGAAGCAATTTAAGTGCATCACGTGCAATACCTTGCCCCTGTAGATTACGATCAATCAACAATGCTCTGATTCCAATACCGTCTTCCGGGCAGAAACTGAATTTCTCAGCATAGCCTATATCAAGAAGAAAGAAGCCGACGGGCTGATCACCTTTCATAATCACGTAGGGGTGTTCACTTTCTTTCAGTTCGGGGATCATTTCACCAATGTTATCAACGGTAAACTGAGCTTGTTCAGGTGTAACGCTTAATGCATGTATAAGGTGTGCTTTTTCAGCACTGTACTTTTCTATAGAAATCATAATTATCCAAATAATTTTTCCAGCCAAACGGAGCTTATATAGAGTCCATTTTTCTTTGCATAGGAATCAAAAACACCCACTTCTCGGAACCCAAACTTCTTATGTAAAGCAATTGAGGCCTCGTTTGGTAGAGCAATACCAGATAGCGCACGATGAACACCCTGCAGCTTTAACTCCTCCATAAGTGCTTGATATAATGCAGAGCCGGTACCATTTCCTTTTACTTCAGATGAAAGATATATCGTCACTTCTACCGTGTCTGCAAACGCCTCAGATGGTCGGTATGGTTGCGAACAGACAAATCCAACAATGTTTCCCTGATGCTCGGCTACCAATAATTGATGCTTAGTGTTTGGTGAAAATTGTTCAAACCAATTTAAACGGCTTTCCAATGTCAAAGGTCTTTCTTCGAAGCGAGCATTGGTATTGGCAATGTAATAGTTGAAGATATCGGTGATTGACCGAACATCGCTGTGAAGTGCAGTTCTAATCTTCATTACTGAATCTCCGTAGACTGTGCTTCAATCTCAAACGGCTCACAAGGCGTGCCTTGATGATACTTCAACTGCCATTTTTCGCCCGTAAACACCCAAACTGAGGAACGTTTGGTATACAAACTTGCGCTTCCCTTAGAATCTACCCAAGCAGATTTATACAGCAGCAATTGAACAGACGGTTCAAGCGCAATACATTCAAATGATTGTGAATATATCTTGCCTGTTGAAGGCTCCTCATTCTTCATCAGCTCTAACATCGATTGCAGATCAAAGCTTCTGCCTGAGCGCCCCACTTCAACGAAATCAGGGTGAAGTAAACGCATAACCTCATGTTCGTTCTGGCGGGTTTCATATTGTTGAAGCAAGACTTCTTGTTCAATGAGGAATTTCATCCGTGTAGTACCTGTCATTACATGCCTTTCAATAGACTGAAGATTATCACTCCCGACTGCCATATGAAACACGTCAATTGATAAAGAAAACTTAACGCACATTCTTCACATATCTTTATTTGCAGGCCCCGTCCCTATAAAATACGCAAAACATTTATCAACACGGATACCCCATGGCAAAACTTACTCTGCAAGAACAAATGCTGAAAGCTGGTTTAGTGAATGAAAAAAAACTAAAGAAGGCCAAAAAAGGTTCAAAAAAATCACGCGTACAAGCTCGTGAAGTAAAAGCCGCGGTCGAAGAACAAAAACGTCAACAGCAAGAGCGTGATAAAGAGCTAAGCAACCAACAAAACGAGCAGCGTCTGAACAAAGAAATTCAGTCGCAAATCAAACAGTTGATTGAGATGAACAAAATCGATCAGAAAGATGGTGATATTAAATACAACTTCACCGATGGAACACTCATCAAATCCCTTTACGTTGAATCGATTATCCGCGAACAACTTATCAAAGGTATCCTTGCTATTGCCCGTCATGAAGATGGTTATGCGGTGATCCCCGGGGTTGTTGCAAACAAAATTGCACAGCGTGATGACCAGGTGATCATTGAGCTCAAAGAGCCAGAATCAGACGTGCCAGCCGAAGACGATCCTTATGCAGACTATGTAGTCCCAGACGATCTGATGTGGTAATGATGAAAGCCATTCGAGTATCGAATGGCTTTTTATTTTAAAGTCAGTTAACTAGGTGGTTGGAGAGTTTTCCCTTTAGTATCAGCTATATATACCTAGTTACTCGCTCATGTCTTCTTCATCAAATATAACGTTGTAGTTTTCTGTATAAGTACACTGTGGCTGACGACTACAAGTAAAGAAGCGTCGACCTTTAAACTCTCCTTGCGATGCGGTTTTAATCACCATTGGGCTACCACAACGTTTGCAGAAACGCACCTCTTTATCAGGTTCGATAAGATCAATATGAGAGGCCAAAAGACGTCTAAGTTTCCCCACTTGATAGCTATGCTTAACGGATGTACCAATCAAAGGAATCCCTGACGATTTACAGACATGCATTAAAAGCTTCTGGCGCTCTATTTTGCCTTTGTCCAATGCCCGACCATCATCGAGTTCAATAGCGACACGAACTTGCAATGTGCGTGGATCACAAACAACATAATCGAAATAGCTTTTAGCAATCCGATTATTGGCGATAAACCATTGTTTTTTATCCGTAGCCAACGGTGTCACAACATTAGCCATATTCACCTTTGACATCACCACACCATGCTGGCCAACTGCAGTAATCAAAGCGTTGTAAAACGCCGATTCCTGCATATTCATTAATGGCCCTTTTTTCTTATAAGCACTGTCTTTCAGCTCGTCCTGTTTTAGATAACGCTTTTGAACAAAAACAAAAAATAAAACCAACAAGACGACAACGATGAAAACACTTTCCATTTCGCTTTAACTACTCCCACTGGTGAGAAAACGTATGAAACTCTTAAAGAATTTATACGCTAACTTAAAGTATCTGTCAGTTTTTATATAGGAATAGGTTACTGTTTGTGGGATCCAGCCTCAGGTAAGCTCAAATTAATCACAACTCGATTTTCAGGCTTAATCTGCTCAAACGTCAATCGCCAGTATTTCTCTAACAAGCGATCCATAAGGCCACTCTCTCTTGCCCGAGTTAAAGCCTCTTCCAAAATGGGTTGGTAATGTGCTGCATCATCAGAAAGGTAGAAATAGAAGTCGTTTTCGTATGTTAATAGTAAACGTTGTTCTATCGCTAAATGGGTATTCTGAGACGCCTCTCTAAGGATTTCGGTCATTCCTCTCGGAAAATAATTGACGCTCCCTTCAGGGGTTAGTTTGGAATACAAAGAGCGCCATTCACCGTCTTCCGTATAGACTGGCAATTGATTGGCTTTCCAGACCTCAACATCGTACCATTGCATCCCTAAACCAGCGACTAGCCCTGACTCTTTTAGATCTTGTAGCGTATTAATTGTATCGAATTTATTTTGTAGCTGAGGGGGAATAAGGAGCACTCTTTTACCGATCAATCCATTCGTTAACGGCACTCGAACAGGGATGTATTTTTTATTTCTCTCTTCAGTGGCAATCAACCAAGTTAGAGATAACTGATTTCTTGCCACCATTTTTGTCGACCTTTTTTGAGGAATATGCTCTTGAGGCACCTCAATTGTGACACTGTAACCAAGTTCAGATAAAGATTTATGCAAAAGTTCATGATAGAAGACGTGCCCCCCATCAACTTGAGACGGCAATACAAGTTGCACTGCTTGATGAGCGAATGCACCCTGGCAAAATATGAATAGAAAAAAACCGATTAGACGCATCTATACTTGTCCTGATACTACTGTAACTATTCCAAATCAGCGATAGATTTCAACAATCTCCTGATACCTTGATATACTGGCCTCATTGATCGTTTTCTTCATTTGATCGATACCGCGCTGCAGTTTCTCAGTCAATTTTTCATCAACCGCTAAATTAAAAGCATAGTAGAGTTCACCTTCGCTGAGCACAAAGACAGGTTCATAATCGTCCGTATCTTGGCCAATTTTCTTTAACCACCATTTAGCAACATTTTCTTCATATGCCCATAAATCAATACGCCCTTTCGCTAATTGTTTGGCCAGTGTTTCAGCGACAGAGTTTTCTTGCATAGAATCTCTTGGAACGCCAAGTTCCAACATTAACTGTTCACCGACATCATCGCGAATGACACCAATACGATATTGAGCAAAGTCCATCGCATTCTCAATACTAATATTTCGGGACTTCTTGGCCATAACCACAATTCGTGTGGTACTCAAAGGGCCAACCCATTGAAATAAGTGTTCACGAAGCCGAGTGCGGGTAGTGGCAAAAAGCACGGCATTAGGCTTAATCAAAGCCGTTCTATATGCTCGCGCCCATGGCTGAACCTTGATCTCTTCTTTATTGATTTCAACCCCTTGAGATTGTGCAGCCGCTATCAGCAAGTCAATCGAGATGCCTTTTGCTTCACCATCTTGAGTAAAGTTATATGGGGGGTACTCTTCGGTCAAAAAAACAAGTTCATCGAGCTCTACCGCTCCAATCGGTAGTGAGAAAACAAAGAGCGATAAAGACAGGCTGAGTATATATTTCATAGCCGCCTCTAGCAGTTTTAATATTTCATCTATCAATAAAACTGTAGAGGCGGATAGTACATCCGTCTAGGCAGTTAGGAGAAGAAAGTTATCGTGATGCACGTTTATAGCAACGTTCTGGCCTTCCGACAGTCCCATAGTTAAGATCTGCCACCAACTCTCCAGCACTGATCAGGTACTCAAGGTAGCGTCTCGCGGTAGTCCGACTAGCGCCGATACGCTCTCCAGCTTCATCTGCTGTCATACTCTCACAGCCAGAAAACAATGCGCGTATTTTGTCTAGCGTCACGCCGTCAATACCTTTTGGCAGCCTCTGCACATTTGTGTCAGCGGGTGAAGCAGTTTGCATCATCTTATCCACTAAGTTTTGATCCAAATCTAGTGCACACGTTAGCTGATGCTTTTGAGCTACATACTTTTTCAAAGCAGCCTCAAGTCGAGGGAAAACTACCGGCTTTAATAAATAGTCAACCACTCCACCACGCATCGCCTGTTGTAAAGTATCAACATCACGAGCTGCTGTGATAAGAATGACGTCACAGCTCTGATTTCGAGATCGAAGCGCCTGGAGAAGCTCTAATCCTGTACCATCGGGAAGATACACATCAAGCAGCAATAGATCTGGGCTAAGTACGTCTAGCTGAATTTCTGCTTCCACTTTGGTTGTGGCAATACCAATAACATCGTAGCCATCTATTTGTTCCAAATATCGCTGATGCAACTGAGCGATATTGAGATCATCTTCAATGATCATCACTCGTGTTACGGATGTCATATCTGTTCTTCCTTTGGTAGATATACCGTCATTCTAGCTCCATAGGGAGCGTTATTTGTGATTTCTAAAGCGCCGTGATAACGCATGGCGAATTCATTCACAAGATGTAAGCCTACTCCACGGGTGCTTTCATCTTTGGTAGAGACGCCACGCTCGACTAATTGTTCTGAAGAGAGTTGAGAAGGCAGCCCACAGCCCTGGTCGGTAACTTCTAAAATCACTTCATTACCAAAGTCACTGATGGACACCTCTATCTGGCGTCGAGTAGGAGAAAAAACAGGGTCAGTTGTGACGGCACTGCGCGTGGCGTCAAAAGCGTTATCAATGAGATTACCTAATATCGTCACTACATCCTCTGCGTTGATGCGCTCAGGTAATGGCTCAAGCCGAGAACCATCTTCAACCACTAACTCAAGTCCTAGCTCTCGCGCTCTTTCTGTTTTTCCTAACAACATGCCTGCGATTAATGGTTCCTTAATCGTTTCTCGCAAGAA
This sequence is a window from Vibrio coralliilyticus. Protein-coding genes within it:
- a CDS encoding DUF2058 domain-containing protein, whose product is MAKLTLQEQMLKAGLVNEKKLKKAKKGSKKSRVQAREVKAAVEEQKRQQQERDKELSNQQNEQRLNKEIQSQIKQLIEMNKIDQKDGDIKYNFTDGTLIKSLYVESIIREQLIKGILAIARHEDGYAVIPGVVANKIAQRDDQVIIELKEPESDVPAEDDPYADYVVPDDLMW
- a CDS encoding GNAT family N-acetyltransferase: MKIRTALHSDVRSITDIFNYYIANTNARFEERPLTLESRLNWFEQFSPNTKHQLLVAEHQGNIVGFVCSQPYRPSEAFADTVEVTIYLSSEVKGNGTGSALYQALMEELKLQGVHRALSGIALPNEASIALHKKFGFREVGVFDSYAKKNGLYISSVWLEKLFG
- a CDS encoding response regulator; this translates as MTSVTRVMIIEDDLNIAQLHQRYLEQIDGYDVIGIATTKVEAEIQLDVLSPDLLLLDVYLPDGTGLELLQALRSRNQSCDVILITAARDVDTLQQAMRGGVVDYLLKPVVFPRLEAALKKYVAQKHQLTCALDLDQNLVDKMMQTASPADTNVQRLPKGIDGVTLDKIRALFSGCESMTADEAGERIGASRTTARRYLEYLISAGELVADLNYGTVGRPERCYKRASR
- a CDS encoding nuclear transport factor 2 family protein, giving the protein MKFLIEQEVLLQQYETRQNEHEVMRLLHPDFVEVGRSGRSFDLQSMLELMKNEEPSTGKIYSQSFECIALEPSVQLLLYKSAWVDSKGSASLYTKRSSVWVFTGEKWQLKYHQGTPCEPFEIEAQSTEIQ
- a CDS encoding GNAT family N-acetyltransferase, with protein sequence MVKLREMRTQEFADFYHYAAEAYAQDIAENQGHAAEKSLELSHQALKRCFPDGVESKGQSLMCIDAEEDGESILAGYLWHCVNQKEGSTFIYDFYVMEAFRGQGLGSKAIELLQAKMKDVGIKQIKLRVAFNNERARKLYEELGFVVTGYNMSKVIPD
- a CDS encoding GNAT family N-acetyltransferase, whose product is MISIEKYSAEKAHLIHALSVTPEQAQFTVDNIGEMIPELKESEHPYVIMKGDQPVGFFLLDIGYAEKFSFCPEDGIGIRALLIDRNLQGQGIARDALKLLPQYVGEVYPQVNSLYLTVNCRNEPAYRCYLRSGFTDTEELYLGGPVGPQHIMMTSVCGRG
- a CDS encoding DUF2726 domain-containing protein yields the protein MESVFIVVVLLVLFFVFVQKRYLKQDELKDSAYKKKGPLMNMQESAFYNALITAVGQHGVVMSKVNMANVVTPLATDKKQWFIANNRIAKSYFDYVVCDPRTLQVRVAIELDDGRALDKGKIERQKLLMHVCKSSGIPLIGTSVKHSYQVGKLRRLLASHIDLIEPDKEVRFCKRCGSPMVIKTASQGEFKGRRFFTCSRQPQCTYTENYNVIFDEEDMSE
- a CDS encoding substrate-binding periplasmic protein is translated as MKYILSLSLSLFVFSLPIGAVELDELVFLTEEYPPYNFTQDGEAKGISIDLLIAAAQSQGVEINKEEIKVQPWARAYRTALIKPNAVLFATTRTRLREHLFQWVGPLSTTRIVVMAKKSRNISIENAMDFAQYRIGVIRDDVGEQLMLELGVPRDSMQENSVAETLAKQLAKGRIDLWAYEENVAKWWLKKIGQDTDDYEPVFVLSEGELYYAFNLAVDEKLTEKLQRGIDQMKKTINEASISRYQEIVEIYR